A portion of the Lolium rigidum isolate FL_2022 chromosome 1, APGP_CSIRO_Lrig_0.1, whole genome shotgun sequence genome contains these proteins:
- the LOC124703220 gene encoding beta-glucosidase 7-like, protein MRESLQANSDWLYIAPFGMYGCVNYIRQKYGNPAILITENGMDQPGNLTRDEYLNDATRVQFFRSYLNELKKGIDDGANVLGYFAWSLLDNFEWGSGYTSKFGIVYVDFNSSSLERAPKASAYWFRDLLQVKH, encoded by the exons ATGCGTGAGTCGCTACAGGCGAACTCTGACTGGCTTTACATCGCCCCGTTTGGGATGTACGGGTGTGTGAACTACATCAGGCAGAAATATGGAAATCCAGCCATCCTCATAACTGAAAACG GAATGGATCAACCTGGTAACCTCACCCGGGACGAATACTTGAACGATGCCACCAGAGTTCAGTTCTTCCGGAGCTACCTTAACGAGCTGAAGAAGGGCATCGACGATGGCGCGAACGTGCTTGGCTACTTTGCGTGGTCTCTCCTCGACAACTTCGAGTGGGGATCTGGCTACACATCCAAGTTTGGCATCGTGTACGTTGACTTCAACAGCAGCAGCCTCGAACGGGCCCCGAAGGCGTCGGCCTACTGGTTCAGAGACCTGCTGCAGGTCAAACACTGA